In Streptomyces sp. NBC_00569, a single genomic region encodes these proteins:
- a CDS encoding metallophosphoesterase, with translation MTDTSDTRPADSEAQAPRPSRLHRLMRFIPLIAPVLLWAVPCWVLLHSGQHWPLPITLAGTALFALGLVGMPLAMVRGHGRRQQDRAAITGDTLLGTSWVLFTWSVLLGVLLRLVLTVAGVGESQDRARIVTWAVLGVTAVLLAWGYAEARRVPRVRRLDVQLPRLGAGLDGTRVVLITDTHYGPLDRARWSARVCETVNTLEADLVCHTGDIADGTAERRRAQAAPLGTVRATRARVYVTGNHEYYSEAQGWVDLMDELGWEPLRNRHLLLERGGDTLVVAGVDDVTAESSGLAGHRAHLAGALHGADPDLPVLLLAHQPKFIDRAAAAGIDLQLSGHTHGGQIWPFHHLVRIDQPALAGLSHHGPRTLLYTSRGTGFWGPPFRVFAPSEITLLVLRSPHPPTSM, from the coding sequence GTGACCGACACCAGCGACACCCGACCCGCCGACAGTGAAGCGCAAGCGCCACGGCCGAGCCGGCTGCACCGCCTGATGCGCTTCATCCCTCTGATCGCCCCCGTCCTGCTGTGGGCCGTGCCCTGCTGGGTGCTCCTGCACAGCGGCCAGCACTGGCCGCTGCCCATCACGCTCGCCGGCACCGCCCTGTTCGCCCTCGGCCTCGTCGGTATGCCGCTCGCGATGGTGCGCGGCCACGGCCGGCGCCAGCAGGACCGGGCGGCGATCACCGGTGACACCCTGCTGGGCACCAGCTGGGTACTGTTCACCTGGTCCGTCCTGCTCGGCGTCCTTTTGCGGCTCGTCCTGACCGTGGCCGGCGTCGGCGAGAGTCAGGACCGGGCCCGAATCGTCACCTGGGCCGTCCTCGGCGTAACCGCCGTACTACTCGCCTGGGGGTACGCCGAGGCCCGCCGCGTGCCACGCGTGCGCCGACTCGACGTGCAACTCCCCCGCCTGGGTGCCGGGTTGGACGGCACCCGCGTCGTCCTCATCACCGACACCCACTACGGTCCCCTCGATCGCGCTCGCTGGTCGGCACGGGTATGCGAGACGGTGAACACCCTGGAAGCCGACCTGGTCTGCCACACCGGTGACATCGCGGACGGCACCGCCGAACGCCGCCGCGCCCAGGCCGCCCCACTCGGAACCGTGCGGGCCACCCGGGCCCGTGTATACGTCACCGGCAACCACGAGTACTACAGCGAGGCCCAGGGCTGGGTGGACCTGATGGACGAGCTGGGCTGGGAGCCGCTGCGCAACCGCCATCTGCTGCTCGAACGCGGAGGCGACACCCTCGTGGTCGCCGGCGTGGACGACGTCACCGCCGAGTCCTCCGGCCTGGCAGGCCACCGCGCCCATCTCGCCGGAGCCCTGCACGGCGCCGACCCCGACCTGCCCGTCCTGCTCCTGGCCCACCAGCCCAAGTTCATCGACCGGGCGGCAGCCGCCGGCATCGACCTCCAGCTCTCCGGCCACACCCACGGCGGCCAGATCTGGCCCTTCCACCACCTGGTCCGCATCGACCAGCCCGCCCTCGCCGGCCTCAGCCACCACGGCCCCCGCACCCTCCTCTACACCAGCCGCGGCACCGGCTTCTGGGGCCCACCATTCCGCGTCTTCGCCCCCAGCGAGATCACCCTGCTCGTGCTCCGCTCCCCACACCCGCCCACCTCGATGTAG
- a CDS encoding TetR/AcrR family transcriptional regulator — MAGKKQFDVDVALDAAMVQFWRAGYADTSLDDLSRATGLNRSSIYASLGDKDSLYSRCLDRYLTRYGDRYDQALSCASEEPLRAVRAFFDVTLKRIADPDVPDGCLVAQTAMAIPALSPDIAARAIEALGLQRARLRTALVAAKLADSDADNFAVHLAAVNQSLAVMSRAGASREQLHAITDISMGALSQALRAPRV, encoded by the coding sequence ATGGCCGGGAAGAAGCAGTTCGATGTGGACGTCGCGCTCGATGCGGCGATGGTCCAGTTCTGGCGAGCCGGATACGCCGACACATCTCTCGACGACCTCTCCAGGGCGACCGGATTGAACCGCAGTTCCATCTACGCCTCGCTCGGCGACAAAGACTCGCTCTATTCGCGTTGCCTGGACCGCTACCTCACGCGGTACGGAGACAGGTACGACCAGGCTCTTTCATGTGCGTCCGAAGAGCCGCTGCGGGCAGTACGGGCGTTCTTCGACGTCACGCTGAAGCGCATCGCCGACCCTGACGTGCCGGACGGATGCCTCGTCGCCCAAACCGCGATGGCGATACCGGCACTGAGTCCCGACATCGCCGCGCGCGCGATCGAAGCGCTGGGCTTGCAGCGTGCGCGGCTGCGGACCGCCTTGGTCGCCGCGAAGTTGGCTGACAGTGACGCCGACAATTTCGCCGTTCACCTCGCGGCGGTCAACCAGTCACTGGCCGTGATGAGCAGGGCCGGGGCGAGTCGGGAGCAGCTCCACGCGATCACCGACATCAGTATGGGCGCGCTCTCGCAGGCGTTGCGGGCGCCACGGGTCTAG
- a CDS encoding helix-turn-helix transcriptional regulator: MANTSSRTLRLLSLLQTHRHWSGLELADRLGVSERTLRRDVERLRELGYPVGAARGTDGGYQLAPGAVLPPLLLDDEEAVALAVGVGDAAQSGIAGMEEASLRALTKVVRVLPPRLRARVDALRAMTLSAVSSGPVVAAGVLTAVAQACRDEERLRFGYTARGSAPTEREVEPHRVVALGGRWYLVAYDLSRHDWRSFRLDRLTEPTATGTRFRPRLLPTEDAVAFVQAASGAPAPHTVEVLVHAPSARVRQVVGRWGTIEPLDQDSCRLTMTSTSLDWPTQALGNVGAEFEVLGPPEFAAHVQEWGTRFIRATRAPA; the protein is encoded by the coding sequence ATGGCGAACACCAGCTCACGGACCCTCAGACTGCTCTCGCTGCTGCAGACCCACCGGCACTGGTCCGGCCTGGAACTGGCCGACCGGCTCGGGGTCTCCGAGCGGACGCTGCGCCGCGATGTCGAGCGGCTACGCGAGCTCGGCTACCCGGTCGGCGCGGCACGCGGCACCGACGGCGGCTACCAGCTCGCGCCCGGCGCCGTCCTGCCGCCGCTGCTGCTCGACGACGAGGAGGCGGTGGCCCTCGCGGTGGGCGTCGGCGACGCGGCGCAGAGCGGGATCGCGGGGATGGAGGAGGCATCGCTTCGCGCACTCACCAAGGTGGTGCGGGTCCTGCCGCCCCGGCTGCGGGCCAGGGTGGACGCCTTGCGGGCGATGACCCTCTCCGCTGTCTCGTCCGGGCCGGTCGTCGCGGCGGGGGTGCTCACCGCGGTCGCCCAGGCTTGCCGGGACGAGGAGCGACTGCGGTTCGGCTACACGGCCAGGGGCTCCGCACCCACTGAGCGCGAGGTCGAGCCGCACCGCGTCGTCGCACTCGGAGGACGCTGGTACCTGGTGGCCTACGACCTGAGTCGGCACGACTGGCGCAGTTTCCGCCTCGACCGGCTGACCGAGCCGACGGCGACCGGCACGCGCTTTCGGCCGCGCCTGCTCCCGACCGAGGACGCCGTGGCCTTCGTCCAGGCAGCGAGCGGGGCCCCGGCCCCGCACACGGTCGAGGTCCTTGTGCATGCGCCCTCCGCGCGGGTGCGACAGGTGGTAGGCCGCTGGGGCACGATCGAACCGCTCGACCAGGACAGCTGCCGGCTCACCATGACCTCGACCTCCCTCGATTGGCCGACCCAGGCACTGGGCAACGTGGGCGCCGAGTTCGAGGTCCTGGGGCCGCCGGAGTTCGCCGCGCACGTCCAGGAGTGGGGCACCCGCTTCATCCGGGCCACCCGCGCACCTGCATGA
- a CDS encoding alpha/beta fold hydrolase, translating into MTDAATTANHPSDQNPISGLPLHDLPGFTHRWVDAQGIRLHAVEGGQPTGPAVVLLAGFPQTWWAWHKVAPGLAQRFRVIAIDLPGQGHSDRPHGSYDTHTVASRIHAAVTALNVPKYWLVAHDIGAWVAFSLALKYEEHLHGVALLDAGIPGISLPDAIPTDPDRAWKTWHFAFHLVPDLPETLLAGRERDYVSWFLKTKALSPITHDSAEIDLYTAAIAAEGGLRASLSYYRDAAESARKNHDALRRQHLTLPVLGISSSHGSIPDMAASISPWADNATGVVIPDAGHFIPDEQPAAVVDALTAFITHERSVGR; encoded by the coding sequence ATGACTGATGCCGCGACCACCGCGAACCACCCTTCGGACCAGAACCCGATCTCCGGGTTGCCCCTGCACGACCTTCCGGGCTTCACTCACCGCTGGGTCGACGCACAAGGCATCCGACTTCATGCCGTTGAAGGCGGTCAGCCGACCGGCCCCGCCGTCGTCCTGCTCGCCGGATTCCCGCAGACCTGGTGGGCCTGGCACAAAGTGGCGCCGGGCCTTGCCCAGCGATTCCGCGTGATCGCAATCGACCTGCCAGGACAAGGCCACTCCGACCGCCCTCACGGCAGCTACGACACGCACACCGTCGCTTCGCGCATCCACGCTGCGGTGACGGCACTCAACGTGCCGAAGTACTGGCTCGTCGCCCACGACATCGGAGCCTGGGTCGCCTTCTCACTCGCTCTGAAGTACGAAGAGCACCTGCACGGTGTCGCCCTGCTCGACGCCGGCATCCCCGGCATCAGCCTCCCGGACGCCATCCCAACGGATCCCGACCGGGCCTGGAAAACCTGGCACTTCGCGTTCCACCTCGTGCCAGATCTCCCCGAGACCCTGCTCGCCGGTCGCGAGCGCGACTACGTCAGCTGGTTCCTGAAGACCAAAGCACTCTCCCCGATCACGCACGACAGTGCCGAGATCGACCTCTACACCGCCGCCATCGCGGCAGAGGGCGGGCTTCGAGCGTCTCTCTCCTATTACCGTGACGCCGCGGAATCAGCCCGTAAGAATCACGACGCTCTCAGGCGACAGCACTTGACCCTCCCGGTCCTGGGGATCTCCAGCTCCCACGGCTCGATCCCGGACATGGCCGCTTCCATCAGCCCCTGGGCAGACAACGCGACCGGTGTCGTCATCCCGGACGCCGGACACTTCATTCCTGACGAGCAGCCCGCCGCAGTCGTGGATGCGTTGACGGCGTTCATCACTCACGAGCGTTCTGTGGGCCGATAA
- a CDS encoding MDR family NADP-dependent oxidoreductase: MITREIQLTAQITGTPMLDHFTVAKTEVDGEVLVRTDQVGLAATYLELMRADCTIPVPAWQPGQRVGVAAIGTVVRSDSPELEVGDLVQSMTGWSEYSAGPAGSYLKLDRELFADPGYYLGQGPTAYYGMAEVAAVGEGDVVFVSGAAGGVGSLAGQIAKCLGAARVIGSAGSPAKADYLVNELGYDAAFDYHDGSLADRLGELAPEGISVFFDVVGGEQYDAALQAARPGARFALCGSLSSQLGDAAQRFPRPDRAAAEAKGVELLPFSCYHTPDQIAAWREHFSSWLGEGRFVYPQTVVEGGIEDVPQAFLSLLRGSYRGNVSVRLS; the protein is encoded by the coding sequence ATGATCACCCGTGAGATCCAGCTGACTGCCCAGATCACCGGCACCCCCATGCTCGACCATTTCACCGTCGCCAAGACCGAGGTGGACGGCGAGGTCCTGGTACGCACCGACCAGGTCGGGCTCGCCGCGACCTACCTGGAGCTGATGCGGGCCGACTGCACTATCCCGGTCCCCGCCTGGCAGCCGGGGCAGCGGGTAGGGGTGGCCGCCATCGGCACCGTGGTCCGGTCCGACAGCCCCGAACTCGAGGTCGGCGACCTGGTCCAGTCGATGACCGGCTGGAGCGAGTACTCGGCCGGTCCGGCCGGCTCGTACCTCAAGCTCGACCGCGAGCTCTTCGCCGACCCCGGTTACTACCTCGGCCAGGGCCCGACCGCCTACTACGGGATGGCCGAGGTAGCGGCCGTAGGCGAAGGCGACGTGGTCTTCGTCTCCGGCGCGGCGGGCGGGGTCGGCTCGCTGGCCGGGCAGATCGCCAAGTGCCTTGGCGCGGCGCGGGTGATCGGCAGCGCCGGCAGCCCGGCGAAGGCCGACTACTTGGTGAACGAGCTCGGCTACGACGCCGCCTTCGACTACCACGACGGCTCCCTGGCCGACCGGCTGGGGGAACTCGCGCCCGAGGGCATCTCGGTCTTCTTCGACGTCGTGGGCGGCGAGCAGTACGACGCTGCGCTCCAGGCGGCCCGGCCCGGAGCACGCTTCGCTCTCTGCGGTTCACTGTCCAGCCAGCTCGGCGACGCGGCGCAGCGCTTTCCGCGGCCCGACCGCGCGGCGGCCGAGGCCAAGGGAGTCGAGCTGCTGCCGTTCTCCTGCTACCACACGCCCGATCAGATCGCCGCCTGGCGCGAGCACTTCAGCAGCTGGCTGGGCGAGGGCCGCTTCGTCTACCCGCAGACAGTGGTCGAGGGCGGGATCGAGGATGTGCCGCAGGCGTTCCTCTCCCTGCTGCGGGGTTCCTACCGGGGCAATGTCTCGGTGCGGCTGTCGTGA